A window of the Malaclemys terrapin pileata isolate rMalTer1 chromosome 6, rMalTer1.hap1, whole genome shotgun sequence genome harbors these coding sequences:
- the GAS1 gene encoding growth arrest-specific protein 1 has translation MVVGSPALHEGGGGGRRWLMPGAWLWLTVVLGAVSPPRVHGRRLICWQAVLQCQGEPECSYAYNQYAEACAPVLLQQHPAGSAGAAAASSRRRCPSHCIAALIQLNHTRRGPALEECDCAQDETCWATKRAIEPCLPRTSGGAGGAAGGGGGGVMGCTEARRRCDWDSRCSAALGRYMVSCGKLFNGLRCTEECRAVIEDMLAVPKAVPLNDCVCDGLERPICETMKENMARLCFGAEAGANGAGSSGGSDGGAEDYYDDEYGDEPDEPGPQPGFPAPADRACRAPAPAAWTALASILLLLL, from the coding sequence ATGGTGGTAGGTTCGCCCGCTCTGCATgaaggaggcggcggcggccgcCGGTGGCTGATGCCGGGCGCCTGGCTCTGGCTGACGGTGGTGCTGGGCGCGGTGTCCCCCCCGCGGGTGCACGGCCGGAGGCTGATCTGCTGGCAGGCGGTGCTGCAGTGTCAGGGGGAGCCCGAGTGCAGCTACGCGTACAACCAGTACGCCGAGGCGTGCGCCCCGGTGCTCCTGCAGCAGCACCCGGCCGGCAGCGCTGGGGCCGCTGCCGCCTCCTCCCGGCGGCGGTGCCCGAGCCACTGCATCGCGGCCCTGATCCAGCTCAACCACACCCGGCGGGGCCCGGCGCTGGAAGAATGCGACTGCGCCCAGGATGAGACCTGCTGGGCCACCAAGCGCGCCatcgagccctgcctgccccgcaccagcggcggggccgggggcgcggcgGGCGGCGGAGGCGGCGGGGTGATGGGCTGCACCGAGGCCCGGCGGCGCTGCGACTGGGACAGCCGCTGCAGCGCGGCGCTGGGCCGCTACATGGTGTCCTGCGGCAAGCTCTTCAACGGGCTGCGCTGCACCGAGGAGTGCCGGGCCGTGATCGAGGACATGCTGGCCGTGCCCAAGGCCGTGCCGCTCAACGACTGCGTCTGCGACGGGCTGGAGCGGCCCATCTGCGAGACAATGAAGGAGAACATGGCCCGCCTCTGCTTCGGCGCCGAGGCGGGCGCCAACGGCGCCGGCAGCAGCGGCGGCTCGGACGGGGGGGCGGAGGATTACTACGATGATGAGTACGGGGACGAGCCAGAtgagcccggcccccagcccggctTCCCCGCGCCGGCCGATCGCGCCTGCCGAGCGCCCGCCCCAGCAGCCTGGACCGCGCTGGCCtccattttgctgctgctgctgtag